A single region of the Changchengzhania lutea genome encodes:
- a CDS encoding IS4 family transposase, whose product MLIFKKLKAELFNDTLKTEFRISEKDFTRKRKQEFSTILLLMLNMLRKSLSLELENFLSFLKISPTQKFTKSAFVQARKKISPIVFKHLSHTLIEEFYTDNECAIKTWKGFRLLAVDGSRVTLPLTKELKSYFGETKNHTTTSIVQARCSVLYDLENNYVIDGELAPVSQGERAMALSHLTHCKQGDLILYDRGYPSYDFIKYHITNNLDYVIRVQIGFSKLIINFEKSKKKSQIVTISPGIYIKQSDKGLDKSKPIKVRLIRVELPKGQVEILMTSLYDIKSYPNSIFKSLYYKRWNVETFYDELKNKLKVEHFSGYSKQSILQDFYAALFISNIQRLIVSELEDEIAEKNKQRRLDYKINKNLSYGFLKNRVVELFFTESSIEEPLNELKQLFMENMVPIRPNRSFKRDLAKYRTRTKPKITKNQKDSI is encoded by the coding sequence ATTTTAATTTTTAAGAAATTAAAAGCAGAATTATTCAATGACACATTAAAAACTGAATTTAGAATTTCAGAAAAGGACTTTACACGTAAACGAAAACAAGAATTTTCTACTATCTTACTACTTATGTTGAATATGCTACGTAAAAGTTTATCCCTTGAATTAGAAAATTTTTTAAGTTTTTTAAAAATAAGTCCAACCCAAAAGTTTACCAAAAGTGCTTTTGTACAAGCGCGAAAGAAAATAAGCCCTATAGTATTTAAACATCTTTCACATACTTTAATAGAAGAGTTTTATACAGATAATGAGTGCGCTATTAAAACTTGGAAAGGATTTAGACTGTTGGCAGTAGATGGTTCTCGGGTTACTTTACCACTAACAAAAGAACTAAAGTCATATTTTGGGGAAACAAAAAACCATACCACAACGAGTATCGTACAAGCAAGATGTTCTGTTTTATATGATCTGGAAAACAATTATGTTATAGATGGTGAACTAGCGCCAGTAAGTCAAGGCGAACGCGCTATGGCACTCTCACATTTAACCCATTGTAAGCAAGGTGATTTAATACTCTACGATAGAGGATATCCATCATATGATTTTATCAAATATCACATTACCAATAATTTGGATTATGTAATACGTGTGCAGATAGGCTTTAGCAAACTTATTATCAATTTTGAAAAAAGCAAAAAAAAGTCTCAAATAGTAACCATAAGTCCTGGTATATACATAAAACAATCAGATAAAGGTTTAGATAAATCAAAACCTATCAAAGTAAGGCTTATCAGAGTAGAACTACCAAAAGGGCAGGTTGAAATATTAATGACCTCTTTGTACGATATTAAAAGTTATCCCAACAGCATATTTAAATCACTTTATTACAAACGATGGAATGTAGAAACATTTTATGACGAGTTAAAAAACAAACTGAAAGTAGAACATTTTTCTGGATACTCTAAACAAAGTATTCTACAAGATTTTTACGCAGCTCTATTTATTAGTAACATACAAAGACTAATTGTCAGTGAGTTAGAAGATGAAATAGCAGAAAAGAATAAACAAAGAAGATTAGATTACAAAATTAACAAAAACCTCTCCTATGGTTTTTTAAAAAATAGAGTTGTAGAATTATTTTTTACCGAAAGCTCAATAGAAGAACCGCTGAATGAACTCAAACAGCTATTTATGGAAAACATGGTTCCTATAAGACCTAATCGGTCATTTAAAAGAGATTTGGCTAAATATAGAACTAGAACCAAACCAAAAATAACTAAAAATCAGAAAGATAGCATTTGA